The following proteins are co-located in the Solanum pennellii chromosome 8, SPENNV200 genome:
- the LOC107026954 gene encoding probable inositol transporter 2 isoform X1, with product MEGVVAEGTTFKECLALSWKNTYVLRLAFSAGIGGLLFGYDTGVISGALLYIRDDFKDVDRNTLLQECIVSMAVAGAIIGAAIGGWLNDKFGRKSAILIADFLFFVGAVIMASAINSALLILGRVFVGFGVGMASMTAPLYISEASPAKIRGALVSTNGFLITAGQFLSYLINLAFTKAPGTWRWMLGVAGLPALLQFILMLLLPESPRWLYRKGRQEEAKTILRNIYSSEQVEVEIQALKESVDNEIEENKVSENINLFKLCQTKTVRRGLIAGVGLQIFQQFVGINTVMYYSSTIIQLAGIASNQTALLLSLVTAGLNAFGSIVSIYFIDRTGRKKLLVISLCGVVISLGFLSAVFHEATSTSPAVGIAETSRFAANFTCPAYHDAASASSWDCTRCLKASPSCGFCASPQNKLLPGACLMSNDRIKDSCHDQDSLWYSRGCPSRYGWLALLGLALYILFFSPGMGTVPWIVNSEIYPLRFRGVCGGIAATANWISNLIVAQSFLSLTHAIGTSWTFLVFGVISVVALLFVLICDPETKGLPIEEIEKILERRGLHMMFWKKRANEKNGGENDTNREGDRDV from the exons ATGGAAGGAGTAGTAGCTGAGGGAACAACTTTTAAAGAATGTTTAGCTCTTTCATGGAAGAATACTTATGTTCTTCGTCTTGCTTTTTCTGCTGGAATTGGTGGCCTTCTATTTGGCTATGATACAG GAGTTATATCAGGAGCTCTACTTTACATTAGAGATGACTTCAAGGATGTTGATAGAAACACCCTCTTACAG GAATGTATAGTGAGCATGGCAGTTGCTGGAGCAATTATAGGTGCAGCAATTGGCGGTTGGCTTAATGACAAATTTGGGAGGAAAAGTGCTATACTCATTGCTGATTTCCTCTTCTTTGTTGGAGCTGTGATTATGGCATCAGCAATAAATTCAGCACTCCTCATACTTGGTAGAGTCTTTGTTGGATTTGGTGTTGGTATGGCATCAATGACTGCTCCTTTATACATATCAGAGGCTTCTCCTGCTAAAATTAGAGGTGCCCTTGTTAGTACCAATGGATTTCTCATCACTGCTGGACAATTCTTATCCTATCTTATTAACCTTGCTTTCACCAAG GCACCAGGCACCTGGAGATGGATGCTTGGTGTAGCAGGATTGCCAGCCCTCCTTCAGTTTATATTAATGCTTCTTCTTCCAGAATCGCCTCGTTGGCTTTATCGCAAG GGAAGGCAAGAGGAAGCTAAGACAATACTAAGGAATATATATTCATCTGAACAAGTTGAGGTCGAAATTCAAGCTCTTAAAGAATCAGTAGacaatgaaattgaagaaaacaaaGTATCTGAAAACATCAATCTCTTCAAACTATGCCAGACGAAAACAGTTCGTCGTGGACTAATAGCTGGAGTTGGTCTTCAAATCTTCCAACAATTTGTAGGCATAAACACTGTCATGTATTACAGTTCTACTATCATTCAGCTAGCTGGAATTGCCTCGAACCAGACAGCTCTCCTTCTATCACTTGTTACAGCGGGGCTAAACGCTTTTGGCTCCATTGTGAGCATATATTTTATAGATAGGACTGGAAGGAAGAAGCTTCTTGTAATCAGCTTGTGCGGTGTTGTGATTTCTCTGGGGTTTCTATCAGCAGTGTTCCATGAGGCTACTTCAACTTCACCAGCAGTTGGTATAGCTGAGACATCTCGCTTTGCAGCAAATTTCACTTGTCCTGCTTACCATGATGCTGCTTCTGCTAGTTCTTGGGATTGTACTAGGTGTCTTAAAGCTTCTCCTAGTTGTGGCTTCTGTGCTTCACCTCAAAATAAG ttgCTACCTGGGGCATGCCTCATGTCTAATGATAGAATTAAGGATTCTTGTCATGATCAAGATAGTTTATGGTACTCAAGAGGATGCCCTAGTAGATATGGATGGCTAGCCCTACTCGGGCTAGCGTTGTACATCCTTTTCTTCTCTCCGGGAATGGGTACCGTTCCATGGATTGTTAACTCGGAGATATACCCTTTAAGATTTCGAGGGGTTTGTGGAGGAATAGCTGCAACAGCAAACTGGATTTCAAACCTTATTGTAGCACAATCCTTTTTGTCATTGACACATGCCATTGGAACATCATGGACTTTCCTTGTATTTGGAGTCATCTCTGTTGTAGCCTTGCTTTTTGTCCTGATTTGTGATCCAGAAACTAAGGGGCTTCCTATTGAAGAAATTGAGAAGATTTTGGAGAGAAGAGGTTTACATATGATGTTTTGGAAGAAAAGGGCTAATGAGAAGAATGGTGGAGAAAATGATACCAATAGAGAAGGGGATAGAGATGTATGA
- the LOC107026954 gene encoding probable inositol transporter 2 isoform X2 translates to MKKECIVSMAVAGAIIGAAIGGWLNDKFGRKSAILIADFLFFVGAVIMASAINSALLILGRVFVGFGVGMASMTAPLYISEASPAKIRGALVSTNGFLITAGQFLSYLINLAFTKAPGTWRWMLGVAGLPALLQFILMLLLPESPRWLYRKGRQEEAKTILRNIYSSEQVEVEIQALKESVDNEIEENKVSENINLFKLCQTKTVRRGLIAGVGLQIFQQFVGINTVMYYSSTIIQLAGIASNQTALLLSLVTAGLNAFGSIVSIYFIDRTGRKKLLVISLCGVVISLGFLSAVFHEATSTSPAVGIAETSRFAANFTCPAYHDAASASSWDCTRCLKASPSCGFCASPQNKLLPGACLMSNDRIKDSCHDQDSLWYSRGCPSRYGWLALLGLALYILFFSPGMGTVPWIVNSEIYPLRFRGVCGGIAATANWISNLIVAQSFLSLTHAIGTSWTFLVFGVISVVALLFVLICDPETKGLPIEEIEKILERRGLHMMFWKKRANEKNGGENDTNREGDRDV, encoded by the exons ATGAAAAAG GAATGTATAGTGAGCATGGCAGTTGCTGGAGCAATTATAGGTGCAGCAATTGGCGGTTGGCTTAATGACAAATTTGGGAGGAAAAGTGCTATACTCATTGCTGATTTCCTCTTCTTTGTTGGAGCTGTGATTATGGCATCAGCAATAAATTCAGCACTCCTCATACTTGGTAGAGTCTTTGTTGGATTTGGTGTTGGTATGGCATCAATGACTGCTCCTTTATACATATCAGAGGCTTCTCCTGCTAAAATTAGAGGTGCCCTTGTTAGTACCAATGGATTTCTCATCACTGCTGGACAATTCTTATCCTATCTTATTAACCTTGCTTTCACCAAG GCACCAGGCACCTGGAGATGGATGCTTGGTGTAGCAGGATTGCCAGCCCTCCTTCAGTTTATATTAATGCTTCTTCTTCCAGAATCGCCTCGTTGGCTTTATCGCAAG GGAAGGCAAGAGGAAGCTAAGACAATACTAAGGAATATATATTCATCTGAACAAGTTGAGGTCGAAATTCAAGCTCTTAAAGAATCAGTAGacaatgaaattgaagaaaacaaaGTATCTGAAAACATCAATCTCTTCAAACTATGCCAGACGAAAACAGTTCGTCGTGGACTAATAGCTGGAGTTGGTCTTCAAATCTTCCAACAATTTGTAGGCATAAACACTGTCATGTATTACAGTTCTACTATCATTCAGCTAGCTGGAATTGCCTCGAACCAGACAGCTCTCCTTCTATCACTTGTTACAGCGGGGCTAAACGCTTTTGGCTCCATTGTGAGCATATATTTTATAGATAGGACTGGAAGGAAGAAGCTTCTTGTAATCAGCTTGTGCGGTGTTGTGATTTCTCTGGGGTTTCTATCAGCAGTGTTCCATGAGGCTACTTCAACTTCACCAGCAGTTGGTATAGCTGAGACATCTCGCTTTGCAGCAAATTTCACTTGTCCTGCTTACCATGATGCTGCTTCTGCTAGTTCTTGGGATTGTACTAGGTGTCTTAAAGCTTCTCCTAGTTGTGGCTTCTGTGCTTCACCTCAAAATAAG ttgCTACCTGGGGCATGCCTCATGTCTAATGATAGAATTAAGGATTCTTGTCATGATCAAGATAGTTTATGGTACTCAAGAGGATGCCCTAGTAGATATGGATGGCTAGCCCTACTCGGGCTAGCGTTGTACATCCTTTTCTTCTCTCCGGGAATGGGTACCGTTCCATGGATTGTTAACTCGGAGATATACCCTTTAAGATTTCGAGGGGTTTGTGGAGGAATAGCTGCAACAGCAAACTGGATTTCAAACCTTATTGTAGCACAATCCTTTTTGTCATTGACACATGCCATTGGAACATCATGGACTTTCCTTGTATTTGGAGTCATCTCTGTTGTAGCCTTGCTTTTTGTCCTGATTTGTGATCCAGAAACTAAGGGGCTTCCTATTGAAGAAATTGAGAAGATTTTGGAGAGAAGAGGTTTACATATGATGTTTTGGAAGAAAAGGGCTAATGAGAAGAATGGTGGAGAAAATGATACCAATAGAGAAGGGGATAGAGATGTATGA